One Bdellovibrionales bacterium CG10_big_fil_rev_8_21_14_0_10_45_34 genomic region harbors:
- a CDS encoding TIGR02147 family protein, protein MELDQHAERVTEGSKVLADQGIVSQTVAPGLQQQQPERRSKTVLDKMKREGLSFSESAPVISGYFNYRDFLKDFYNYKRTSEKLGRRSYTYAVFAAAADIKSPNYLKLIMDGDRNLSADMIKKFARALGLSKRDVRDFDLLVNYTQQSDPVVKAKHLKDLLQHRIESQVLDGQLSGEAAKSVPSWLSWVVYQMMDLEFSDVNPEQIQKRLRVKPGVSQFEKAIESLIFGGLLEKEESGVLKRRTNKHLEDPNRLPPEVVKKLQTELILLGLESLFEDPNDKKDFGTATLCLTQTEFENLRADLRRLRKKWLMNIGVNRETSKGEVVYQLNTQIFPLTR, encoded by the coding sequence ATGGAGTTAGATCAGCACGCCGAGCGGGTAACAGAAGGCTCAAAGGTTTTGGCGGACCAAGGGATAGTTAGTCAAACGGTAGCGCCAGGTTTACAGCAGCAACAACCTGAGCGGCGCTCAAAAACAGTTTTAGATAAAATGAAAAGAGAGGGGCTCAGCTTTAGTGAGTCCGCACCGGTTATTTCTGGGTATTTCAACTATAGAGACTTTCTAAAAGATTTCTATAACTATAAAAGAACATCAGAGAAGTTGGGGCGACGTTCTTACACATATGCTGTATTTGCAGCCGCAGCGGATATCAAATCACCCAATTACCTCAAATTAATTATGGATGGTGATCGCAATCTATCAGCAGATATGATCAAAAAGTTTGCCAGGGCATTAGGGCTGTCAAAGCGAGATGTAAGAGATTTTGATTTGCTGGTAAATTACACACAGCAATCGGACCCAGTAGTAAAGGCCAAGCACTTAAAAGATCTGCTTCAACATAGGATTGAGAGTCAGGTATTAGATGGTCAGCTTTCAGGTGAGGCCGCCAAGTCTGTGCCGAGTTGGCTTTCTTGGGTCGTGTACCAGATGATGGACCTAGAATTTTCAGACGTAAATCCCGAACAAATTCAAAAAAGATTGAGAGTGAAGCCCGGGGTTTCTCAATTTGAAAAAGCCATTGAAAGTTTGATATTTGGCGGGCTCCTAGAAAAAGAAGAAAGTGGTGTGCTAAAAAGACGCACGAACAAACATTTAGAAGACCCTAACCGTCTTCCGCCTGAAGTTGTCAAAAAACTGCAGACAGAGCTAATACTGCTAGGTCTTGAGTCGCTCTTCGAAGACCCTAACGACAAAAAAGACTTCGGTACGGCGACGTTGTGCCTAACGCAAACAGAGTTCGAAAATCTTCGAGCTGATTTGCGCAGACTTCGCAAAAAATGGCTGATGAATATTGGGGTGAATCGTGAAACATCAAAGGGCGAAGTTGTTTATCAACTGAACACTCAGATTTTTCCACTAACCCGCTAG
- the priA gene encoding primosomal protein N', whose protein sequence is MNQESEVRVWVDAPISKALTYSCAHLEFLPPGSVVTVPLGKRKSRGIVFCVGDDSTPSPEESANIRIKPIDEVRTQWPALKKERLKWIEWLSEYYLSPPGPIAMMGFPPLDKKSGRSRKHDVVPATQGELETPWKLNEEQATVFSGIGSQLDQFGVHLLLGATGSGKTEIYLQSLAKVLENGKSGIVLVPEIALTPQLIRRFSMRFGSDLIAVFHSQLTPREKTNQWWDCVEGRKRILIGARSALFCPIADLGMIVIDEEHEASFKQHQGFKYHARDAAIVLAQLLKIPLVMGSATPSIESYANALSGKYQLHVMKHRVESRSLPTIEVVDLKNLEESGGNLQHISASEQTRNDSHQDDSAEARDTNTHSGTSAKKSSSSKEDLPWLSPLLESKMLDRLRAGEQIALFLNRRGLAQGLVCTGCGSRKECPNCTFSLTLHAKTHLVCHLCGYFENYNFLCGECGEYQLMPLGIGTEKVERELALRFPSARILRADRDEIQNREDTERFVDAIEKGEVDIVVGTQMIAKGLDFENLTLVGLLVADIGFNLPDLRATERSFQLLTQMSGRAGRHKPGEVVIQTFNPYHTALKYALSHDYIGFAEYELEQRKVLSLPPYGRVILLEIKGSDEAATKEWAKNSAATLKQWVRGRESFKGIDIIGPTSAPIYRVRNKYRQHIVLKGLDSQKLRFLAGQWTDKFKKTRLQLSVDVDPIDMM, encoded by the coding sequence TTGAATCAGGAATCAGAGGTCAGAGTATGGGTCGATGCACCCATTTCAAAGGCGTTGACCTATTCTTGTGCTCATCTAGAGTTTTTGCCCCCCGGAAGCGTAGTCACCGTTCCCTTGGGTAAGCGTAAATCACGCGGCATTGTTTTTTGTGTCGGCGATGACAGCACGCCCTCACCCGAGGAGTCGGCAAATATCCGCATTAAGCCCATCGACGAAGTTCGCACGCAGTGGCCCGCGCTAAAGAAAGAAAGATTGAAATGGATAGAGTGGCTTTCGGAGTACTATTTGAGCCCTCCCGGCCCTATCGCAATGATGGGCTTTCCACCACTTGATAAAAAATCGGGACGCAGCCGAAAACACGATGTGGTCCCTGCAACACAAGGGGAGCTTGAAACTCCGTGGAAACTGAATGAAGAACAAGCAACCGTTTTCTCGGGCATTGGCAGCCAGTTGGACCAATTTGGAGTCCATTTATTGCTAGGAGCAACCGGCTCAGGCAAAACAGAGATTTATCTGCAGTCACTTGCAAAAGTGCTTGAAAATGGAAAAAGCGGAATTGTATTGGTTCCAGAAATTGCTCTTACGCCGCAGTTGATCCGGCGCTTTTCCATGCGCTTTGGCTCTGATTTGATCGCTGTTTTTCACTCGCAATTGACTCCGCGAGAAAAAACAAACCAGTGGTGGGATTGTGTTGAAGGGCGAAAACGCATTCTTATTGGAGCACGATCGGCACTGTTCTGTCCAATCGCCGATTTGGGGATGATTGTTATTGATGAAGAGCATGAAGCCAGCTTTAAGCAGCACCAAGGCTTTAAATACCATGCTCGTGATGCCGCCATCGTACTTGCTCAACTGTTAAAGATTCCTCTCGTTATGGGGTCAGCAACTCCTAGCATTGAAAGCTACGCGAATGCTTTATCTGGCAAGTATCAACTTCACGTTATGAAACACAGAGTAGAATCACGCTCTCTTCCGACGATCGAGGTTGTTGATTTGAAGAACTTGGAAGAAAGCGGGGGCAACCTTCAACACATTTCCGCTTCGGAACAAACTCGAAACGACTCGCACCAAGATGACTCAGCTGAAGCTAGAGATACTAATACTCACTCAGGTACCAGCGCAAAAAAGAGCTCCAGTTCAAAAGAAGATCTTCCTTGGTTGAGCCCACTTTTAGAATCAAAGATGCTGGATCGCCTTCGCGCTGGTGAACAAATTGCGCTTTTTTTGAACAGACGAGGGCTTGCCCAGGGCCTCGTTTGCACGGGCTGCGGCTCCCGCAAGGAGTGCCCCAACTGCACTTTTTCACTGACTCTTCATGCAAAGACCCATCTTGTATGTCATCTCTGCGGGTACTTTGAAAATTACAATTTTTTGTGCGGCGAGTGCGGCGAATATCAGTTAATGCCGTTAGGTATCGGTACCGAAAAAGTGGAGCGCGAGCTTGCACTGAGGTTTCCATCAGCTCGAATTCTTAGAGCAGATCGTGACGAAATTCAGAACCGCGAAGACACGGAACGCTTTGTTGATGCCATAGAGAAGGGTGAAGTAGATATAGTTGTGGGAACGCAGATGATTGCCAAAGGACTTGATTTCGAAAATCTCACTTTGGTCGGTCTATTGGTTGCTGATATTGGCTTTAATTTGCCGGACTTAAGAGCGACCGAAAGAAGTTTTCAACTCCTAACCCAAATGAGTGGACGCGCCGGCCGCCACAAGCCGGGGGAAGTTGTCATACAAACTTTCAATCCGTATCACACAGCTTTAAAGTATGCTCTGTCTCACGATTACATCGGATTCGCTGAGTATGAGCTCGAGCAAAGAAAGGTGCTTTCACTTCCGCCGTATGGCCGAGTTATATTGTTAGAGATAAAAGGCTCCGACGAAGCCGCTACGAAAGAGTGGGCCAAAAACTCCGCTGCTACACTTAAGCAATGGGTTAGGGGACGAGAAAGTTTTAAAGGTATAGACATTATCGGGCCTACATCGGCTCCGATTTATCGGGTTCGCAATAAATATCGACAACACATCGTTCTTAAAGGCCTCGACAGTCAAAAACTTCGTTTCTTGGCAGGTCAGTGGACCGACAAATTTAAAAAAACTCGCCTTCAACTCAGTGTCGACGTTGATCCCATCGACATGATGTAA
- the galU gene encoding UTP--glucose-1-phosphate uridylyltransferase, with protein MKKVRKAIIPAAGLGTRFLPATKTVPKEMLPIVDTPIILHVVEEALAAGIEDIIFIQGRGKTAIEDFFDHSFELEKTLEETGKSKYLERVVAIRNRANFISVRQRVALGLGHAVLCGQSIVGDEPFAVLLGDEIMIGKPTVTEQLASVYEQNSGMSTVAIMEVPPEDVCKYGIIDGSPISKEQPTTYKVKSVVEKPEPHQAPSRLALPGRYLFTADLFGLLKDTKPGKNGEIQLTDAMSELAKRGELLATTFVAKRFDAGDKLGFLKANIELGLMHPKLGEPLKKFILTVANRISQEEL; from the coding sequence ATGAAAAAAGTTCGCAAAGCTATCATTCCTGCCGCCGGGTTAGGCACACGCTTTCTTCCCGCAACGAAAACTGTTCCAAAAGAAATGCTGCCTATCGTGGATACGCCCATCATCCTACACGTTGTAGAAGAGGCACTCGCAGCTGGAATCGAAGACATTATATTTATTCAAGGACGAGGCAAAACGGCCATCGAAGATTTTTTCGATCACTCTTTTGAACTCGAAAAAACTCTCGAAGAGACAGGCAAATCTAAGTACCTAGAGCGCGTCGTTGCAATTAGAAATCGCGCTAACTTTATTAGCGTGAGGCAGAGAGTGGCCTTGGGCTTAGGACACGCCGTTCTCTGCGGTCAATCCATTGTTGGTGATGAACCCTTTGCCGTATTACTCGGTGACGAGATTATGATTGGAAAGCCGACTGTCACGGAGCAACTTGCATCTGTGTATGAGCAGAATAGCGGCATGTCTACCGTTGCAATTATGGAAGTTCCGCCAGAAGACGTTTGCAAATACGGCATTATTGACGGAAGCCCTATCTCTAAGGAGCAGCCGACGACCTATAAAGTTAAGTCAGTGGTTGAGAAACCTGAGCCGCACCAGGCGCCTAGCCGATTGGCCCTGCCCGGTCGTTATCTTTTTACTGCGGATCTGTTTGGTCTATTAAAAGACACAAAGCCCGGAAAGAATGGAGAGATACAACTGACCGATGCTATGTCTGAGCTCGCCAAGAGAGGCGAACTCCTCGCAACCACCTTCGTAGCAAAGCGGTTCGACGCTGGGGACAAATTAGGTTTTTTAAAAGCGAATATAGAACTAGGACTTATGCACCCTAAACTAGGGGAGCCCCTTAAGAAATTTATACTCACTGTTGCCAACAGAATATCGCAAGAGGAATTATGA
- a CDS encoding co-chaperone GroES has translation MANKPHVRPLHDRLLVRRMAEDEKTAGGLFIPDTAKEKPFRGEVIAVGKGRVTEDGKVLPLEVREGDKVLFSKYSGTELKFDGQEYLMIREDDVLGIVQ, from the coding sequence ATGGCAAATAAGCCACATGTGCGCCCCTTGCACGATCGATTACTTGTAAGAAGAATGGCCGAAGATGAGAAAACCGCTGGTGGTCTCTTTATCCCTGACACCGCAAAAGAAAAGCCCTTCCGTGGAGAGGTTATAGCTGTCGGTAAAGGCAGAGTGACTGAAGACGGGAAAGTTCTCCCACTTGAAGTTCGCGAAGGCGACAAGGTGCTCTTTAGCAAATACTCGGGCACAGAACTTAAGTTTGATGGACAAGAATACCTAATGATTCGCGAAGACGACGTTCTCGGAATTGTACAATAA
- the groL gene encoding chaperonin GroEL, which yields MSKELQFNEKARQSILRGVNTLANAVKVTLGPKGRNVVIEKSFGAPLITKDGVTVAKEIELEDKFENMGAQMVKEVASKTNDDAGDGTTTATLLAQALYREGVKIVSAGHNPMDIKRGMDKAVEGIIAELKKMAKPIKNKTEIAQVGTISANNDKVIGELLAEAMEKVGREGVITVEESKTAQTELDVVEGMQFDRGYLSPYFVTNPERMEAVLENARILIFDKKISAMKDLITVLESVAKQGRPLLIIAEDVEGEALATLVVNKLRGVLQVAAVKAPGFGDRRKAMLEDIAVLTGGQVVSEELGNKLENATVEDLGVAKRIVIDKDNTTIIDGSGKKADIEARVKQIKAQIEETTSDYDKEKLKERLAKLAGGVAVIHVGAPSEIEMKEKKARVEDALNATRAAVEEGVVAGGGSALLRASQAINTTSFSEEEQFGVRIVRRACEEPIRQIAANAGLDGAIVLDRVLANKSVGWGFNAQDENYEDLIKAGVIDPMKVVRCGLQNAASVASLMLTTETTIVEAPKKDEPAGAGAPGMGGMGGMGGMM from the coding sequence ATGAGCAAAGAATTACAATTTAATGAAAAAGCACGCCAATCAATTTTAAGAGGCGTCAACACGCTTGCAAATGCGGTGAAAGTAACACTTGGACCAAAAGGACGAAACGTTGTTATCGAAAAATCCTTTGGTGCCCCTTTAATCACAAAAGACGGTGTTACCGTTGCTAAAGAAATCGAACTTGAAGATAAGTTCGAAAACATGGGCGCTCAAATGGTAAAGGAAGTCGCTAGCAAAACAAATGACGATGCTGGTGATGGTACAACGACGGCAACGCTTCTTGCACAAGCTCTTTATAGAGAAGGTGTAAAAATCGTTTCTGCGGGCCACAACCCCATGGATATAAAGCGTGGTATGGATAAAGCCGTAGAAGGCATCATTGCTGAACTCAAAAAAATGGCAAAACCCATCAAAAATAAAACAGAGATTGCTCAAGTAGGAACAATTTCTGCTAACAACGATAAAGTGATCGGTGAACTCCTTGCGGAAGCAATGGAGAAAGTTGGCCGTGAAGGTGTTATCACTGTCGAAGAAAGTAAAACCGCTCAAACTGAACTTGATGTTGTTGAAGGTATGCAGTTTGACCGTGGATATCTTTCTCCTTATTTCGTAACAAACCCAGAGAGAATGGAAGCAGTTCTTGAAAACGCTCGTATCTTGATTTTTGACAAAAAGATCAGCGCGATGAAAGACCTTATTACCGTTCTTGAGTCTGTTGCTAAGCAAGGTCGACCACTATTGATTATTGCAGAAGATGTTGAGGGCGAAGCTCTCGCGACTTTGGTAGTGAATAAACTTCGTGGCGTTCTGCAAGTTGCTGCGGTTAAAGCTCCAGGATTTGGCGATAGAAGAAAGGCCATGCTTGAAGACATCGCTGTATTGACGGGTGGTCAGGTTGTTAGTGAAGAACTTGGCAACAAACTTGAAAACGCAACTGTGGAAGATCTTGGCGTTGCTAAGAGAATCGTTATCGATAAAGACAACACAACTATCATCGATGGATCTGGCAAAAAAGCTGACATCGAAGCGCGCGTGAAGCAAATCAAAGCTCAAATTGAAGAGACAACTTCAGATTACGACAAAGAGAAGTTGAAAGAAAGACTTGCTAAGCTTGCTGGCGGTGTTGCTGTTATTCACGTCGGAGCTCCTAGCGAAATCGAAATGAAAGAAAAGAAAGCTCGCGTTGAAGATGCATTGAACGCAACTCGCGCAGCTGTAGAAGAAGGCGTTGTTGCTGGTGGCGGTTCGGCTCTATTGAGAGCTTCTCAGGCTATCAACACAACTTCTTTTTCAGAAGAAGAACAGTTTGGTGTTCGTATCGTTAGGCGTGCCTGCGAAGAGCCAATCCGTCAGATTGCTGCCAATGCAGGTCTTGATGGTGCCATTGTTCTTGATCGAGTTCTTGCTAACAAGAGCGTTGGCTGGGGCTTCAATGCTCAAGACGAAAACTACGAAGATCTTATTAAAGCTGGCGTGATTGACCCAATGAAAGTTGTCCGCTGTGGCCTTCAGAATGCTGCTTCTGTAGCTTCTTTGATGCTCACAACTGAGACAACTATAGTTGAAGCACCTAAGAAAGATGAACCAGCTGGTGCTGGTGCTCCCGGGATGGGGGGAATGGGTGGAATGGGCGGCATGATGTAA
- a CDS encoding DedA family protein, whose protein sequence is MVITHLWIKLTELIEFIGQWIFQLLTGLSGPAAYAGILLVLLACGLGVPIPEDITLLAAGFLSATGQISYWGAMIVGFVGVLAGDTFLFFLGRFKGRKAFSWPVFRKIFTPERVRKAEEKIQSNAKLICFMARFAPGLRAPVYLTAGVMKVSFPVFFLSDGFAALISVPVWVHIGRWFGDNIENGFEFAKRIHLYILIGLGIIIAVVLFKKFVLKPRKIASS, encoded by the coding sequence TTGGTGATCACGCATCTTTGGATAAAATTAACCGAACTTATTGAGTTTATAGGCCAATGGATATTTCAGTTGCTCACTGGCTTGTCTGGCCCCGCGGCTTATGCAGGAATTCTTTTGGTCTTGCTTGCCTGCGGACTGGGAGTTCCCATTCCCGAAGACATCACTCTTTTAGCCGCTGGATTTCTTTCGGCCACAGGACAAATCTCATACTGGGGAGCCATGATCGTCGGCTTTGTTGGGGTTTTGGCGGGGGACACTTTTTTATTTTTTCTCGGAAGATTTAAAGGAAGAAAAGCTTTTTCTTGGCCAGTTTTTCGAAAGATATTTACCCCCGAAAGAGTTAGAAAGGCCGAAGAAAAGATTCAATCGAACGCAAAGCTTATTTGCTTTATGGCAAGGTTTGCACCTGGTCTTCGTGCTCCCGTATATCTCACCGCCGGCGTGATGAAGGTTTCGTTTCCGGTTTTCTTTCTTTCCGACGGATTTGCAGCGCTCATCAGTGTACCGGTTTGGGTGCACATTGGACGCTGGTTTGGTGACAACATTGAAAATGGTTTTGAGTTTGCAAAACGTATTCATCTCTATATTCTTATTGGCCTTGGCATAATCATCGCAGTTGTGCTTTTTAAGAAATTCGTCTTGAAACCAAGGAAGATTGCTTCAAGCTAG